The Chitinophagales bacterium genome contains a region encoding:
- a CDS encoding response regulator: MSKDKIKILVVEDAPGDVFLIKFYLEELDPDFYEIYDVDNLKMAHEMISREYFDVILLDMNLPDSEGMLTLTSTIDKFPDETIIVMTGLSDEKVGVEAVKKGAQDFLVKGRLDSQALDSSIKFAYQRAELKNSVKIFRHVLTEMEKLNDFVCLYYKRSTGELFHSANFAAYFNREVDADNLDDFNKYFDKDSVKKIKEAVLDEKPNDEVRSLEKIRCIDDDDSFTFKISNSNLLRGYVVISVRRD, from the coding sequence TTGTCTAAAGATAAAATAAAAATATTAGTAGTTGAAGATGCTCCGGGCGATGTTTTCTTAATAAAATTTTATTTAGAAGAATTAGATCCTGATTTTTATGAAATTTATGATGTAGATAATTTAAAAATGGCTCATGAAATGATTTCAAGAGAATATTTTGATGTTATTTTGTTAGATATGAATTTACCCGATTCGGAGGGTATGTTAACGCTTACTTCTACAATAGATAAATTTCCTGATGAAACAATTATTGTTATGACAGGACTTTCCGATGAAAAAGTAGGAGTGGAGGCTGTAAAAAAAGGGGCTCAAGATTTTTTAGTAAAAGGTAGATTAGATAGTCAAGCTTTAGATAGTTCTATAAAATTTGCTTACCAAAGAGCAGAGTTGAAAAATTCAGTTAAAATATTTAGACATGTTTTAACGGAGATGGAGAAACTGAATGATTTTGTTTGTTTATACTACAAAAGAAGTACTGGCGAACTTTTTCATTCGGCTAATTTTGCGGCTTATTTTAATAGAGAAGTAGATGCTGATAACTTAGATGATTTTAATAAGTATTTTGACAAAGATTCAGTAAAAAAGATAAAGGAAGCCGTATTAGATGAAAAGCCTAATGATGAAGTGAGAAGTTTAGAAAAAATTAGATGCATAGATGATGATGATTCATTTACATTTAAAATTTCTAATTCCAATCTTTTGAGAGGTTATGTTGTTATTTCGGTTAGGAGAGATTAA
- the pdxH gene encoding pyridoxamine 5'-phosphate oxidase, with protein sequence MSSLNEKLHNERRSYEKDVLEIANTPVNPFLLFDTWYKEAASLKSFEANAMIVSTVNNNMQPSSRVVLLKAYSEKGLQFFTNYNSHKGQDLLQNNKVSILFFYEAMERQIRIEGTTIQLSDAENDEYFYSRPIDSQYGAMASLQSSIINSKEELYTDLEKIKQEYSKPLRPKNWGGYNIIPHYFEFWQGRPNRMHDRVTYNLNKDKWTKNILSP encoded by the coding sequence ATGTCGTCTTTAAACGAAAAATTACATAATGAAAGACGAAGCTATGAAAAAGACGTTTTAGAAATAGCTAATACGCCAGTCAATCCCTTTTTACTTTTTGATACTTGGTACAAAGAAGCAGCTTCATTAAAAAGTTTTGAAGCCAATGCTATGATTGTTAGCACAGTTAATAATAATATGCAACCCAGTAGCAGGGTAGTTTTATTAAAAGCCTATTCAGAAAAAGGATTGCAGTTTTTCACTAACTACAACAGCCACAAAGGGCAAGATTTATTGCAAAACAATAAAGTAAGCATTTTGTTTTTTTATGAAGCCATGGAAAGGCAAATAAGAATAGAAGGAACTACCATACAACTTTCTGATGCTGAGAATGATGAGTATTTTTATTCGCGACCTATTGATAGTCAATATGGTGCAATGGCTTCTTTGCAAAGCAGCATAATTAACAGCAAAGAAGAATTATATACCGATTTAGAAAAAATTAAACAAGAATACAGCAAGCCTTTACGACCAAAAAATTGGGGAGGCTACAATATAATACCTCATTATTTTGAATTTTGGCAAGGCAGACCCAATCGTATGCACGATAGAGTTACATACAACCTGAATAAAGATAAATGGACTAAAAATATTTTATCTCCATAG
- a CDS encoding M3 family oligoendopeptidase, which produces MQEIKLIDVKERQYLPQNFNVESWEQLEKIYTDLANRDISTFEKFEKWIKDWDEFDAVASEDFRWKYIKTSINTADVAAQQAVSEYYTEIDPKTKPWNHKLRLKFNESPFKNSLNKSYLNFIRAIEADLEIYTEKNIEVEKELNLLTQQFDQITGIWSITYNGKELTFPQASKMLLSTDRKARQEVYTLMQERKFQDRDKLDELMDKLVAKRHELATNAGFENYRDYAFKAMHRFDYNAKDCMNFHQSVANQIIPIIRKFQLERKNFLGYTELKPWDLKVDPLNREPLKPFENTEDFVNKTVECFNQLDVYFGAAIAEMNEMGRLDLESRKAKAPGGYMMPMPESGVPFIFMNHAAAEGDVRVMVHEGGHAVHGFLAHDIELASLRTTPSEMSELASMGMELLALENWENFYPNQEDLNRAKKNHLEGLLGTLVSVAQGDEFQHWMYTHPTHTASERNAKWKELLDKYSIGVINYEGVEKYLPTSYQRILHFYQVPFYYIEYGFAQLGAIALWKNYKNNPMETIAEYKNALSFGYTKTLPELYEEAGIKFNFSEDYVKELAVFLNKEIEKL; this is translated from the coding sequence ATGCAAGAAATTAAATTAATTGACGTAAAGGAAAGACAGTATTTACCACAAAACTTTAATGTAGAAAGCTGGGAACAATTAGAAAAAATTTATACCGATTTAGCTAACAGAGATATTTCTACTTTTGAAAAATTTGAAAAATGGATAAAAGATTGGGACGAATTTGATGCCGTAGCCAGCGAAGATTTTAGGTGGAAATACATAAAAACGTCAATTAATACAGCAGACGTAGCCGCACAACAAGCAGTAAGTGAATATTATACAGAAATAGATCCCAAAACTAAACCTTGGAATCATAAACTTCGGCTAAAATTTAATGAAAGTCCTTTTAAAAATAGCTTAAATAAAAGTTATTTGAATTTTATTAGAGCCATTGAAGCCGATTTAGAAATTTATACCGAAAAAAATATAGAAGTAGAAAAAGAATTAAACTTATTAACACAGCAGTTTGACCAAATTACAGGAATTTGGAGCATTACCTACAACGGAAAAGAACTTACTTTCCCACAGGCTTCTAAAATGCTATTAAGTACGGATAGAAAAGCAAGACAAGAAGTTTATACTTTAATGCAAGAACGCAAATTTCAAGACAGAGACAAGTTAGATGAACTTATGGATAAACTTGTAGCTAAAAGACATGAATTAGCTACTAATGCAGGTTTTGAAAATTATAGAGATTATGCTTTTAAAGCCATGCACCGTTTTGATTATAACGCTAAAGACTGCATGAATTTTCATCAATCGGTAGCCAATCAAATTATCCCTATAATTAGAAAATTTCAATTAGAACGAAAAAACTTTTTAGGCTACACAGAACTTAAACCGTGGGATTTAAAAGTTGACCCACTAAACAGAGAACCACTTAAACCTTTTGAAAATACAGAAGATTTTGTAAATAAAACCGTTGAGTGTTTTAATCAATTAGATGTTTATTTTGGTGCTGCCATAGCAGAAATGAACGAAATGGGCAGACTGGATCTTGAAAGCAGAAAAGCAAAAGCCCCGGGTGGCTACATGATGCCAATGCCGGAAAGTGGCGTGCCTTTTATTTTTATGAACCACGCAGCTGCCGAAGGAGATGTTAGAGTAATGGTACACGAAGGCGGACATGCCGTGCACGGTTTTTTAGCTCACGATATAGAATTAGCCAGCCTGCGTACTACACCAAGCGAAATGAGTGAATTAGCCAGCATGGGTATGGAGCTATTAGCTCTTGAAAACTGGGAAAACTTTTATCCAAACCAAGAAGATTTAAACCGTGCTAAGAAAAACCATTTAGAAGGTTTATTGGGCACTTTAGTAAGTGTAGCACAAGGAGATGAATTTCAGCACTGGATGTACACCCACCCTACACATACCGCTTCTGAAAGAAATGCCAAATGGAAAGAATTATTAGACAAATACTCTATAGGTGTAATAAATTACGAAGGAGTTGAAAAATATTTACCAACTTCTTACCAAAGAATTTTACATTTTTACCAAGTTCCATTTTATTATATAGAATACGGTTTTGCACAGCTTGGAGCCATAGCTCTTTGGAAAAATTATAAAAATAATCCAATGGAAACTATAGCTGAATATAAAAACGCATTATCCTTTGGATATACTAAAACACTACCTGAATTATATGAAGAAGCAGGTATAAAATTTAACTTTTCTGAAGATTATGTTAAAGAATTAGCAGTTTTTTTGAATAAAGAAATTGAAAAATTGTAA
- a CDS encoding type IIA DNA topoisomerase subunit B — MSEEIKYTEDNIRSLDWKEHMRLRPGMYIGKTGDGSSVDDGIYILVKEVIDNSIDEFVMGHGKRIDIVVEEKLVKVRDYGRGIPLGKVVDAVSKINTGGKYDSKAFKKSVGLNGVGTKAVNALSTYFKVEAIREGEKKIAIFKQGELQSEELVKTEEKNGTYIEFIPDDQIFKKYKFIPDYLENQIWNYAHLNSGLTVNYNGQKFLSKDGLKDLLERKTDEKSLRYPIIHFKSEDIEFALVHDNHYGEEYYSYVNGQHTVQGGTHLNAFKESIVKVIRDFYNKNFDPQDIRASIVGAISIRMQDPVFESQTKTKLGSNNIDTDTSMRVFVGDYVKQHLDNFLHRNPDTAEKLLKKIQQSERERKDMAGVKKLAKDRAKKANIHNKKLRDCRVHFSDKKDERHLDTTIFITEGDSASGSITKARDTQTQAVFSLRGKPLNSYGLKKKVVYENEEFNLLQHALNIEEGIEELRYNNVVVATDADVDGMHIRLLLLTFFLQFFPDLVKEGHVKVLETPLFRVRDKKETFYCYSEEEKQEAINKLRGKAEITRFKGLGEISPDEFEDFIGENIRLTPVLLTKENSIEDILEYYMGKNTQDRQEFIIDNLKVEKDLEEVA; from the coding sequence ATGAGTGAAGAAATTAAATATACCGAAGATAATATACGCTCCTTAGACTGGAAAGAACACATGAGGCTAAGACCGGGAATGTACATTGGCAAAACCGGTGATGGCTCCTCTGTAGATGATGGTATTTATATTCTTGTAAAAGAAGTAATAGACAATTCTATAGATGAATTTGTAATGGGACATGGGAAAAGAATTGACATAGTGGTAGAAGAAAAACTTGTAAAAGTTAGAGATTATGGTAGAGGTATTCCTTTAGGAAAAGTAGTAGATGCAGTTTCTAAAATAAATACAGGAGGTAAATACGACTCTAAAGCCTTTAAAAAATCGGTAGGATTAAACGGTGTGGGTACAAAAGCGGTAAACGCACTTTCTACCTATTTTAAAGTTGAAGCTATACGAGAAGGAGAGAAAAAAATAGCTATTTTTAAGCAAGGCGAACTGCAAAGCGAAGAACTGGTTAAAACAGAAGAAAAAAATGGTACTTATATTGAGTTCATTCCAGATGACCAAATTTTTAAAAAATATAAGTTCATTCCTGATTATTTAGAAAATCAAATTTGGAATTATGCTCATTTGAATAGTGGACTAACCGTAAACTATAATGGACAAAAATTTTTATCAAAAGACGGTTTAAAAGATTTATTGGAACGCAAAACGGATGAAAAATCACTGCGTTACCCTATTATCCATTTCAAATCTGAAGATATAGAATTTGCTTTGGTACACGACAACCACTACGGAGAAGAATATTACAGCTATGTAAACGGACAGCATACGGTGCAAGGAGGCACGCACCTCAATGCTTTTAAAGAATCAATAGTTAAGGTAATTAGAGATTTTTACAATAAGAATTTTGACCCACAGGATATCCGAGCATCTATAGTAGGTGCTATAAGTATAAGAATGCAAGATCCCGTTTTTGAAAGTCAAACTAAAACAAAATTAGGCTCTAACAATATAGATACAGATACCAGCATGCGCGTTTTTGTAGGCGATTATGTAAAACAGCATTTAGATAATTTCTTACATAGAAACCCTGATACTGCCGAAAAATTGCTTAAAAAAATACAGCAAAGCGAAAGAGAAAGAAAAGACATGGCGGGCGTTAAAAAACTGGCTAAGGATAGAGCTAAAAAAGCCAATATTCACAATAAAAAACTAAGAGATTGCCGTGTTCATTTCTCCGATAAAAAAGACGAAAGACATTTAGATACCACCATTTTTATTACAGAGGGAGATTCCGCAAGTGGGTCAATAACTAAAGCACGAGATACCCAAACACAAGCCGTATTTAGTTTAAGAGGAAAACCACTAAACTCCTACGGTTTAAAGAAAAAAGTGGTATATGAAAATGAGGAATTTAATTTATTGCAACACGCATTAAACATAGAAGAAGGCATTGAAGAACTAAGATACAATAATGTAGTAGTAGCTACCGATGCAGATGTAGATGGCATGCACATACGCTTATTATTACTAACGTTTTTCCTACAGTTTTTCCCCGATTTAGTTAAAGAAGGACACGTAAAAGTATTGGAAACACCACTTTTTAGAGTTAGAGATAAAAAAGAAACCTTTTACTGCTACAGCGAAGAAGAAAAACAAGAAGCCATAAACAAATTAAGAGGAAAAGCAGAAATAACGCGATTTAAAGGATTAGGAGAAATATCGCCAGATGAATTTGAAGATTTCATAGGCGAAAATATAAGATTAACGCCCGTACTTTTAACCAAAGAAAATTCCATAGAAGATATTTTGGAATATTATATGGGCAAAAACACTCAAGACCGCCAAGAATTTATAATAGACAACTTAAAAGTGGAAAAAGATTTAGAAGAAGTGGCGTAG
- a CDS encoding ABC transporter substrate-binding protein has protein sequence MKKIQLTYFAFFALIILINLSACKTKKLISSNNADVYVSDTNTQTDTKDQETKEDDNTAIDEEDYQENNIDTVFFTDTTSIIEEEKITKDLYKVALVLPFMEDSVRTNWNASAAKNYTNFQTPAKSESSISFYEGFLMGLKELTLHSKFKISVFDNKGSLYETTNIANKIADENFDVVVCPFSSKNISELTKTNKNSNTIFISPFSPSTVAGAGVSRFYMLEPPINKHIETMIKYGAEIYDAPKITFFYHDNGFGQKSANYFTNYIDSLNKERDLSQQITYAIIDINDKSIYKLKVEDQLSLTKDNVFIINSFDENAISVLLQKINAIDKKENNLITFGMPGWEQSEVLRINYLSNNQIHFTSSVWENNQTDEKSVFSDNYKSTYKKMPENEVYLGYDLATVFIKTIDNYGINFDAELLKSDYKSYIKNYNFSRNINGRIENNALYIYKIEDFKRILVK, from the coding sequence ATGAAAAAAATACAACTTACATACTTCGCATTTTTTGCTTTAATTATACTAATAAATTTATCTGCTTGTAAAACAAAAAAACTAATAAGCAGTAATAATGCTGATGTTTATGTTTCTGATACTAATACCCAAACAGATACAAAAGACCAAGAAACTAAAGAAGATGATAACACAGCCATTGACGAAGAAGATTATCAAGAAAACAATATAGATACCGTATTTTTTACAGATACAACAAGTATTATTGAAGAAGAAAAAATTACAAAAGATTTATATAAAGTAGCTTTAGTACTTCCTTTTATGGAAGATAGCGTACGTACTAACTGGAACGCATCTGCTGCAAAAAACTACACCAATTTTCAAACGCCAGCCAAAAGTGAAAGCTCTATTTCTTTTTACGAAGGTTTTTTAATGGGATTAAAAGAGTTAACACTCCATTCAAAATTTAAAATTTCTGTTTTTGACAATAAAGGTAGCCTGTACGAAACCACCAACATTGCCAATAAAATAGCAGATGAAAATTTTGATGTAGTAGTATGCCCGTTTAGTTCAAAAAACATAAGTGAGCTAACCAAAACCAACAAAAACAGCAATACCATTTTCATTTCGCCATTTAGCCCATCTACAGTTGCGGGAGCTGGAGTTAGCAGATTTTACATGTTAGAACCACCCATTAACAAACACATAGAAACAATGATAAAATACGGAGCTGAAATTTATGATGCACCAAAAATTACTTTCTTTTATCACGATAATGGTTTTGGACAAAAAAGTGCTAATTATTTTACCAACTATATAGATTCTTTAAACAAAGAAAGAGATTTAAGCCAGCAAATTACCTATGCTATTATAGATATAAACGATAAAAGTATTTATAAACTAAAAGTAGAAGACCAGCTATCTTTAACAAAAGACAATGTTTTTATTATTAACAGCTTTGACGAAAACGCTATAAGTGTTCTATTGCAAAAAATAAATGCTATTGATAAAAAAGAAAATAACTTAATAACTTTTGGAATGCCGGGCTGGGAGCAATCTGAAGTACTAAGAATCAATTATTTAAGCAATAATCAAATACATTTTACAAGTAGTGTGTGGGAAAACAACCAAACTGACGAAAAAAGCGTGTTTAGTGATAATTATAAATCTACCTACAAAAAAATGCCTGAAAATGAAGTGTATTTAGGTTATGACCTTGCTACTGTTTTTATAAAAACAATAGATAACTACGGTATTAATTTTGATGCTGAATTGCTTAAATCGGATTATAAAAGCTATATTAAAAACTACAATTTTTCAAGAAATATAAACGGAAGAATTGAAAATAATGCACTATACATTTATAAAATAGAAGATTTTAAACGTATATTAGTCAAATAA
- a CDS encoding DUF4465 domain-containing protein: MNKILFSLSILTAFFANAQTTNDFESFTLSAESYNNGNDFNGGFTESSIFLPNSYDTVGGYETWGGFAISNMTDITTAGYGNQYSVSSGSGYNSSSNFAVFYQGYGSPNTLKLNNTTDVGFESMYINNSTYAYLSMRDGDAYAKKFGGASGNDPDFFLLTIKKYKNGTLGADSINFYLADFRFTDNSQDYIINEWTKVDLTPLGEADSLQFTLSSSDVGQFGINTPTYFCVDNIKTTNNITGIASLNTINANIYPNPTTNLINIKTPNLKGNLNIINMLGKQVYSTHHQEFSSINVESLAKGTYFISITDKENKSYSSSFLKK, translated from the coding sequence ATGAACAAAATTTTATTTTCATTAAGTATTTTAACTGCATTTTTTGCAAATGCACAAACCACCAACGATTTTGAAAGTTTTACGCTTTCAGCAGAATCGTACAACAACGGCAACGATTTTAATGGCGGTTTTACCGAAAGTTCTATTTTTCTGCCTAACTCTTATGATACTGTTGGCGGATACGAAACATGGGGCGGTTTTGCCATATCAAACATGACAGATATTACCACTGCCGGATACGGAAATCAATATTCAGTTTCTTCTGGAAGTGGATACAATTCTTCATCAAATTTTGCAGTTTTTTATCAAGGTTATGGTTCGCCTAATACTTTAAAGCTAAATAACACTACCGATGTAGGTTTTGAAAGTATGTATATAAATAACAGTACTTATGCTTATTTAAGTATGAGAGATGGAGATGCTTATGCTAAAAAATTTGGCGGAGCCAGTGGTAACGATCCCGATTTCTTTTTATTAACCATTAAAAAATACAAAAATGGAACATTAGGAGCAGATAGCATCAATTTTTATTTAGCTGATTTTAGATTTACAGATAACAGCCAAGATTACATTATTAACGAATGGACAAAAGTAGATTTAACTCCTTTAGGCGAAGCCGACAGCTTACAGTTTACCTTATCATCTTCAGATGTAGGACAATTTGGCATTAATACGCCTACCTACTTTTGTGTAGATAATATTAAAACTACAAATAACATAACAGGCATTGCTTCGCTTAATACTATAAATGCAAATATTTATCCTAATCCAACTACAAACTTGATTAACATAAAAACGCCTAATTTAAAAGGTAATCTTAACATTATAAACATGTTAGGCAAACAAGTATATTCAACTCATCATCAAGAATTTTCTTCTATTAATGTAGAATCTTTGGCTAAAGGAACATACTTTATAAGCATAACAGATAAGGAAAATAAAAGCTATTCAAGTAGCTTTTTAAAAAAATAA
- a CDS encoding DUF5606 domain-containing protein has protein sequence MELKEILSVSKLPGLFKVLATRDNGLIVTPLGEDKKKFVSSRQHMFTPLENITIYTTTSTVELSEVFKEMKKKEKEFPLPTKKDSGKKFREYFTNILPDHDQQKVYDNDIKKIVKWYEALDKLGIISLKEEKKEKEKEAKETKKETKPKAKATTEKKADKKTAKPKKETKKKDK, from the coding sequence ATGGAATTAAAAGAAATTTTATCGGTAAGTAAATTACCAGGCTTATTTAAAGTTTTAGCCACCAGAGATAACGGATTAATAGTAACTCCGCTTGGAGAAGACAAAAAGAAATTTGTTTCATCAAGGCAGCACATGTTTACACCGCTTGAAAACATAACTATATATACTACTACTTCTACAGTAGAATTAAGTGAAGTTTTTAAAGAAATGAAGAAAAAAGAAAAAGAATTTCCGCTTCCTACTAAAAAAGATAGTGGCAAAAAATTTAGAGAATACTTTACCAATATTCTTCCCGACCACGACCAGCAAAAAGTTTATGACAACGACATAAAAAAAATAGTAAAATGGTACGAAGCTTTAGATAAACTGGGCATAATTAGTTTAAAAGAAGAGAAAAAAGAGAAAGAAAAAGAGGCTAAAGAAACTAAAAAAGAAACAAAACCTAAAGCAAAAGCTACTACCGAAAAAAAAGCTGACAAAAAAACGGCTAAACCAAAAAAGGAAACAAAGAAAAAAGATAAGTAA
- a CDS encoding response regulator, producing MIDDSLAEPIFLREAIVQATLDVELEAFNESVIALQELKTREENNKFKLPHLILLDINMPGDSGIDILHKLKNEGRLRLIPVVVLTSSNLLKDIEDSIDAGARSIIVKPTNIEDYKNMITNVYKYWFETIKVNRVV from the coding sequence ATGATAGATGATAGTTTGGCTGAACCCATATTTTTGAGAGAAGCCATTGTGCAAGCCACATTAGATGTTGAGTTAGAAGCGTTTAATGAAAGTGTAATTGCTTTGCAAGAATTGAAAACGAGGGAGGAAAACAATAAGTTTAAGTTGCCTCATTTAATTTTGTTAGATATTAATATGCCGGGAGATAGCGGAATAGACATTTTGCATAAATTGAAAAATGAGGGTCGGTTAAGGCTTATTCCAGTTGTTGTGTTAACATCTTCTAATTTGCTGAAAGATATAGAAGATAGTATAGATGCAGGAGCTAGAAGTATAATAGTTAAACCAACAAATATTGAAGATTATAAAAACATGATAACCAATGTATATAAATATTGGTTTGAAACTATAAAAGTGAACAGAGTTGTCTAA
- the guaA gene encoding glutamine-hydrolyzing GMP synthase — translation MHDKVIILDFGSQYTQLIARRVRELKIFCEIYPFNKIPELTDDIKAVILSGSPFSCLEENAPQINVKEIANAKPTLAVCYGAQYTAQTMGGKVAKSNKREYGRANLNIAVHDNIFNNIKNNSQVWMSHGDSILEIPKGFEIIANTESIDVAAYKSNAGTFNHPFYAFQFHPEVTHSVDGLQMLHNFLIDICEIKADWTPLSFVEETVANLKEQLGNDKVILGLSGGVDSSVAAGLLHKAIGKNLYCIFVDNGLLRKNEFTEVLEAYKGLGLNVKGVDASQKFYTALKNESDPEKKRKAIGKIFIDVFQEEANKVEGAKWLAQGTIYPDVIESVSVHGPSVTIKSHHNVGGLPEKLHLKIVEPLRMLFKDEVRLVGNTLNIPKEIVERHPFPGPGLAIRIMGAVDAERVRILQEADYIFISLLKKYNLYKDVWQAGTILLNQKSVGVMGDERTYENAVALRAVISKDGMTADWVHLPYDFLAKVSNEIINNVKGVNRVVYDISSKPPATIEWE, via the coding sequence ATACACGACAAAGTAATTATTCTTGATTTTGGTTCGCAGTACACGCAGCTTATAGCACGCAGAGTTAGAGAGCTTAAAATATTTTGCGAAATATACCCTTTTAATAAAATTCCCGAACTTACTGACGATATTAAAGCGGTAATTTTAAGTGGTAGCCCTTTTTCGTGTTTAGAAGAAAATGCCCCGCAAATAAATGTAAAAGAAATAGCTAACGCCAAACCAACCTTAGCCGTATGCTATGGTGCTCAATATACCGCCCAAACTATGGGAGGCAAAGTGGCTAAAAGCAATAAAAGAGAATACGGTAGAGCCAATTTAAACATTGCTGTTCATGACAATATTTTTAACAATATAAAAAACAACAGCCAGGTTTGGATGAGCCATGGCGATAGCATTTTAGAAATACCCAAAGGTTTTGAAATAATAGCCAATACAGAAAGTATAGACGTAGCTGCTTACAAAAGCAACGCAGGCACTTTCAATCATCCTTTTTATGCTTTTCAGTTTCACCCGGAAGTAACACACTCTGTAGATGGACTACAAATGTTGCACAATTTTTTAATTGATATATGTGAAATAAAAGCAGACTGGACTCCTTTATCTTTTGTAGAAGAAACTGTAGCTAATTTAAAAGAACAATTAGGCAATGACAAAGTAATATTAGGTTTAAGTGGCGGTGTAGATAGTAGTGTAGCGGCAGGTTTATTGCACAAGGCAATAGGGAAAAATCTATATTGCATTTTTGTAGATAATGGTTTGCTACGCAAAAATGAATTTACCGAAGTTTTAGAAGCCTACAAAGGTTTAGGGCTAAACGTTAAAGGTGTTGATGCTTCGCAAAAATTTTATACAGCCCTAAAAAATGAAAGCGACCCCGAGAAAAAACGCAAAGCCATAGGCAAAATTTTTATAGATGTTTTTCAAGAAGAAGCTAACAAAGTAGAAGGAGCTAAATGGCTTGCTCAAGGCACTATTTATCCCGATGTAATAGAGTCTGTTTCTGTACACGGGCCATCTGTTACTATAAAATCGCACCACAATGTAGGTGGTCTGCCCGAAAAACTACATTTAAAAATAGTAGAACCACTGCGAATGCTATTTAAAGACGAAGTGCGACTGGTGGGCAATACCCTTAATATTCCTAAAGAAATAGTAGAACGCCACCCTTTTCCCGGGCCGGGTTTAGCTATAAGAATAATGGGAGCAGTAGATGCTGAGCGTGTCCGAATACTTCAAGAAGCCGATTATATTTTTATCAGTTTGCTAAAAAAGTACAATTTATATAAAGACGTTTGGCAAGCCGGCACTATTTTGCTCAACCAAAAAAGCGTAGGCGTTATGGGCGATGAAAGAACCTACGAAAATGCTGTAGCCCTACGTGCCGTTATTAGCAAAGACGGTATGACTGCCGATTGGGTACATCTACCCTACGATTTTCTGGCTAAAGTGTCTAACGAAATAATAAATAACGTAAAAGGCGTAAACCGAGTAGTGTATGATATTAGCTCTAAACCACCCGCCACTATAGAATGGGAATAG